The following are encoded together in the Mycteria americana isolate JAX WOST 10 ecotype Jacksonville Zoo and Gardens chromosome 2, USCA_MyAme_1.0, whole genome shotgun sequence genome:
- the TSHZ1 gene encoding teashirt homolog 1 produces the protein MPRRKQQAPRRSAAYVPEEELKAAEIDEDSVEDDGLSLDIQENEYLCNEEAEIKEAQSYQNSPVSTATNQDAGYGSPFSENSDQLAHFKSTSSKEEKEDPQCTDNVSYPQDSLAQIKAVYANLLSETCWSSLALDLKKSSPTTSNNGIGQNENTTSTDTNANSQNTSTTSTNTSTSTTTSNTSNSNSNSGGSGYDWHQAALAKTLQQTSSYGLLPEPSLFSTVQLYRQNNKLYGSVFTGASKFRCKDCSAAYDTLVELTVHMNETGHYRDDNRDKEADKTKRWSKPRKRSLMEMEGKEDAQKVLKCMYCGHSFESLQDLSVHMIKTKHYQKVPLKEPVPAITKLVPSTKKRALQDLASPCSPEPTGITAEASLGESAKDQKTANPYVTPNNRYGYQNGASYTWQFEARKAQILKCMECGSSHDTLQQLTAHMMVTGHFLKVTNSASKKGKQLVLDPVVEEKIQSIPLPPTTHTRLPASNIKKQPDSPAGSTNSEEKKDLEKEKVAVSETEKKIKEENEDSTEKFEPTTLYQYLREEDLDDSPKGGIDILKSLENTVTTAISKAQNGAPSWGGYPSIHAAYQLPGTVKPLQPAVQSVQMQPSYASSVKSLSSEHNALIHSPGNLTPPPHKSNVSAMEELVEKVTGKISVKKEEKPLEKEKSSPVKPMSPAAKENKDFPKAEEINNKQQQKKSSETEVQKVKKDSPAEAHTPNGTEPHKTKVANGCNNLGIITDHSPEPSFINPLSALQSIMNTHLGKISKPVSPSLDPLAMLYKISNSMLDKPIYPTTPVKQADAIDRYYYENSDQPIDLTKSKNKPLVSSVADSASSPLRESALLDISDMVKNLTGRLTPKSSTPSTVSEKSDADGSSFEEALDELSPVHKRKGRQSNWNPQHLLILQAQFASSLRETPEGKYIMSDLGPQERVHISKFTGLSMTTISHWLANVKYQLRRTGGTKFLKNLDTGHPVFFCNDCASQFRTASTYISHLETHLGFSLKDLSKLPLNQIQEQQNVSKVLANKTLGSLGIAEEDLGSTFQCKLCNRTFASKHAVKLHLSKTHGKSPEDHLIYVTELEKQ, from the coding sequence CATATGTTCCTGAGGAGGAattgaaagcagcagaaatagaTGAAGACAGCGTCGAAGATGATGGGCTGTCTCTGGACATCCAAGAGAATGAGTATTTGTGCAATGAAGAAGCGGAGATCAAAGAGGCTCAAAGCTACCAGAACTCCCCAGTCAGCACTGCAACTAATCAGGATGCAGGCTATGGTTCGCCGTTTAGTGAAAACAGCGATCAGCTGGCCCATTTCAAAAGCACTTCCtctaaagaagagaaagaggatcCTCAGTGCACAGACAATGTTTCCTATCCACAGGACAGCTTGGCACAAATAAAAGCTGTGTATGCAAATTTGCTTTCAGAGACTTGCTGGTCCAGTTTAGCTTTGGACTTAAAGAAATCCAGTCCAACCACCAGCAACAACGGAATCGGCCAGAATGAAAACACCACCAGTACCGACACCAATGCCAATTCCCAGAATACTAGTACTACCAGTACCAACACTAGTACCAGTACAACCACCAGTAATACTagtaacagtaacagtaacagtGGTGGCTCAGGTTATGACTGGCACCAAGCTGCATTAGCTAAAACTTTGCAGCAGACCTCATCGTACGGACTTCTCCCAGAGCCTAGTCTTTTCAGCACAGTACAGCTTTACCGGCAAAACAATAAACTTTATGGGTCTGTGTTCACCGGTGCTAGCAAGTTCCGATGCAAAGACTGCAGTGCAGCCTATGACACACTGGTGGAGCTAACAGTGCACATGAATGAAACTGGACATTACCGGGATGACAACAGAGATAAAGAAGCTGATAAGACCAAACGGTGGTCAAAGCCTAGAAAACGATCACTTATGGAAATGGAAGGCAAAGAGGATGCCCAAAAAGTGCTGAAGTGCATGTACTGTGGGCATTCGTTTGAGTCTTTGCAAGACCTCAGTGTCCACATGATAAAAACAAAGCATTACCAGAAAGTGCCTCTGAAGGAGCCAGTACCAGCCATCACTAAATTGGTCCCTTCTACCAAAAAGCGAGCACTTCAGGACTTAGCTTCACCTTGTTCACCTGAGCCAACAGGGATCACTGCAGAAGCTTCACTGGGTGAGTCTGCAAAGGATCAGAAAACTGCCAACCCCTATGTGACTCCAAACAACCGCTATGGCTATCAGAATGGTGCTAGCTACACTTGGCAGTTTGAGGCACGCAAAGCCCAAATACTGAAATGCATGGAATGTGGCAGTTCCCATGACACTTTGCAGCAGCTCACTGCTCACATGATGGTCACTGGTCATTTCTTGAAGGTGACCAATTCTGCTTCCAAAAAAGGCAAACAGCTAGTATTGGACCCTGTGGTGGAGGAGAAGATACAGTCTATACCTCTTCCACCCACCACCCACACAAGGCTACCAGCCTCCAACATTAAAAAGCAGCCTGATTCCCCAGCGGGCTCCACAAACTCGGAGGAAAAGAAAGACCTAGAGAAGGAAAAGGTGGCGGtcagtgaaacagagaaaaagattaaagaagAGAATGAGGACTCCACAGAGAAGTTTGAGCCAACAACTTTGTATCAGTACCTCAGAGAGGAGGACCTAGATGATAGTCCTAAAGGTGGAATAGACATACTGAAATCCCTGGAGAACACGGTGACAACAGCTATCAGCAAAGCTCAGAATGGAGCCCCTTCCTGGGGAGGATATCCCAGTATTCATGCAGCTTACCAGCTCCCGGGAACAGTCAAACCCCTTCAGCCCGCGGTGCAGAGCGTTCAAATGCAGCCGTCTTATGCCAGCAGTGTAAAATCACTGTCGTCAGAACACAATGCGCTCATCCATTCCCCAGGCAATCTCACACCCCCACCTCACAAGAGCAATGTATCTGCTATGGAAGAACTGGTGGAGAAAGTTACAGGTAAGATCAGcgtgaagaaggaagaaaagcctttggagaaagagaagagttcTCCAGTCAAACCCATGTCACCTGCTGCTAAAGAAAACAAGGACttcccaaaagcagaagaaataaataacaaacagcagcagaagaagaGCTCTGAGACAGAAGTTCAGAAGGTCAAAAAGGATAGTCCAGCAGAAGCACATACGCCAAATGGTACAGAGCCACATAAAACAAAGGTTGCAAATGGCTGTAACAATTTAGGAATCATCACAGATCATTCACCTGAGCCATCCTTCATTAATCCATTGAGCGCTTTACAGTCCATTATGAATACCCACTTGGGCAAAATTTCTAAGCCGGTAAGCCCCTCTCTGGACCCTTTGGCCATGCTGTACAAAATTAGCAACAGCATGTTGGACAAACCCATTTACCCAACAACTCCGGTCAAGCAGGCTGATGCTATTGACCGGTACTACTATGAGAACAGTGATCAGCCTATTGATTTAACCAAGTCCAAAAACAAACCTCTTGTTTCCAGTGTGGCTGACTCTGCCTCATCCCCGCTAAGGGAGAGTGCCCTGCTGGATATTTCCGATATGGTGAAGAACCTCACAGGGCGTTTGACACCCAAGTCTTCAACTCCGTCTACCGTGTCAGAGAAGTCTGATGCTGACGGGAGCAGTTTTGAGGAAGCTCTGGATGAACTGTCGCCAGTACACAAGAGGAAGGGCAGACAGTCCAACTGGAACCCTCAGCATCTTCTAATCCTTCAAGCCCAGTTTGCTTCCAGCTTGAGGGAGACCCCAGAAGGCAAATACATTATGTCGGACTTAGGTCCGCAAGAGCGGGTACACATCTCTAAGTTTACTGGTCTTTCCATGACCACAATTAGCCACTGGCTGGCCAATGTGAAGTATCAGTTAAGGAGGACAGGTGGAActaaatttttaaagaacttgGACACAGGacatcctgttttcttttgcaatgaTTGTGCCTCTCAGTTCAGGACTGCTTCTACATACATAAGTCACTTAGAGACACACCTAGGGTTTAGTTTGAAGGATCTGTCAAAGTTGCCACTTAATCAGATTCAAGAACAGCAGAATGTTTCAAAAGTCCTCGCAAACAAGACTTTGGGCTCACTTGGAATTGCCGAGGAGGACTTAGGCTCCACATTCCAGTGTAAGCTCTGTAACCGAACTTTTGCAAGCAAGCATGCAGTCAAACTGCACCTTAGTAAAACACATGGCAAGTCCCCAGAGGACCACCTGATCTATGTAACTGAGTTAGAAAAACAATAG